From Bombina bombina isolate aBomBom1 chromosome 1, aBomBom1.pri, whole genome shotgun sequence:
ATGTTAAACACAGTCTTGCCAAGATGCAGATGTACCTAGTGCTGGTTCTGGTAGCCCTTGCTGGTAACAGCTTTGCCATGGATAGATGCAGTGTGGTCAGGGCACTGAGGAATGGAGGTGTTGTTGGGATAAAAGGCTATACTCTGGGAGACTGTAAGTACAGTTTTATGTCTTGTTCTCTTCTCTACTGTACAATGTGTCTCCTTTTATTTCTTATGTAGCACATTTATCTGCATTTCCTTTTCTCTGTTCCCTTTTCATCCCACTTACGTATATTTGTTTCTCTCTTCCACTGATTTTGTTACTATCTCACCTATAAAAAGCATAACTATTTAATGTCTCTCTCTTGTGTATATTCTTATAGATTCTTGAGCTCTCTGTTTGACTTTCACCCTATTCTCATTTCTTACTCAACTGCATTTGTCTTTGTCAGATGTGTGCTTAGTCCACTATGCAAGTTACTATGATGAATACCTAAACCGAAGTCCCTCTGAGTATGGGATCTTCCAGATCAACAGCTATTGGTGGTGTGATGATGGCCGAACTGTAGGACGCAAGAACCTCTGTGGAGTACCCTGCAGAAGTACGTAATACACATGCACTGtttgtacacattacacacatttaGGGAAGTAAAGGAATAATTCTAAGAACAAATAGTGGCTAAGTTATAGGAGAAACTTACAAATGCAATAGGAGATGTTACAAATCTAGGAGCAGTCGGTGAATCATTTGCAAAGAAGCTGTAAGCTGTGGTTATCTGAGTGGTCATAAATATAATTAGCATAGTAATTGCTGAATGTTTGTTTATCAAAAGTGTGTTCACTGAGTTTTATAGCTGTTTGTTGCATGATTATGTAAAGGGATTATATGAGCAGTCACAGGACATGCATTTAAGATAATGAAGCAACATATAACGTAGGGATCACAATGTATGaagcatgtatgtgtctgtagatCTGTATAGATATTGTATAACCTGCTAAGGTACAATGCAGAACAGCATGAAATATTTTAATAAGTATTAGGGTAGGTGGATAAATAAATGACATCCACCACTGTCATTAAGCTGCAGATCCCATTACAGCAATGACACAGACAGATACCACAGACACTTTAGGCTTCTCTGAAgttttgttaaatattttcatgTTGATTTTAGTAATGATCTTATTAAAGCATCAGGTGTGGGATGTTTAGAAGAAAAAGTAAcgcaaaaagtataaaatatagaaAACAGTAAAAGGTGTGATGTAATGATTACCACTCTTATGTGAAACCTTCTAGATTCACTCAGCTGTCTGTGATTAATATTTTACTGTTACTTGTGCAGATTTACTGGGAAGGTACCTTGGTGATGATATAAGGTGCTTAAAAAGAATTGTAAACGATCCTAATGGACTTGGAGCTTGGTAAgtaaacatgaaagaaaacctttGCTATTGTTTCCTTAGGACCATTTATACACAGTCATAAAAATTCACAGGTGCTCGGTAA
This genomic window contains:
- the LOC128641973 gene encoding lysozyme C; this encodes MQMYLVLVLVALAGNSFAMDRCSVVRALRNGGVVGIKGYTLGDYVCLVHYASYYDEYLNRSPSEYGIFQINSYWWCDDGRTVGRKNLCGVPCRNLLGRYLGDDIRCLKRIVNDPNGLGAWSAWRNNCQGRDLSRFTSGC